In Cryptomeria japonica chromosome 10, Sugi_1.0, whole genome shotgun sequence, a genomic segment contains:
- the LOC131031498 gene encoding 12-oxophytodienoate reductase 3-like, with protein MSKNNLEESSKGLLSNYQLGRFKLSHRIVLAPMTRCRALDHLPQAAHIEFYSQRATKGGFLITEGVGIADSAFGFPHCPGIYTEEQVEAWKPVSKAVHDKGGVIFCQLWHVGRASHTCYQADEMAPVSATGRKISDHWTILMPDASKATFSWPRALNAKEIELIIEQFRRSARNAIEAGFDGVEIHGAHGYLVDQFLKDSINDRTDEYGGPVHNRCRFLFRIIAAITEEIGGDRVGVRISPLINHLDATDSDPLSLALYIIQQLNNLPAPGLCYLHLTCPRFTAGGDVEDKEEYANYHSCIRKAFRGTLISSGGYSRDSGMAAIVNGEADLVSYGRLFLSNPDLPLRFATAVALNGYDRSTFYTHHPVVGYTDYPFLN; from the exons ATGAGTAAGAATAACTTGGAAGAATCGTCAAAGGGCTTGTTGTCCAATTATCAACTGGGGAGATTCAAGCTATCTCACAG gattgtattGGCTCCCATGACCAGGTGCAGAGCATTGGATCACCTTCCGCAGGCAGCTCACATAGAGTTTTACTCCCAGAGAGCAACTAAGGGAGGCTTTCTCATCACTGAGGGTGTTGGTATAGCAGATAGTGCCTTTGG ATTTCCACACTGTCCTGGAATATATACAGAAGAGCAAGTGGAAGCTTGGAAACCTGTATCGAAGGCTGTTCATGACAAGGGTGGTGTAATTTTCTGTCAGCTTTGGCATGTTGGTAGAGCTTCCCATACCT GCTACCAAGCCGATGAGATGGCACCTGTTTCTGCCACAGGAAGGAAGATTTCAGATCACTGGACCATTCTAATGCCGGATGCCTCAAAGGCCACTTTTTCCTGGCCCAGAGCCTTAAATGCCAAAGAGATTGAATTAATTATTGAACAGTTCAGGAGATCAGCCAGAAATGCAATTGAAGCAG GATTCGACGGGGTAGAAATTCACGGAGCTCACGGTTACCTGGTGGATCAATTCCTCAAAGACTCCATTAATGATCGCACCGACGAATACGGCGGTCCAGTCCACAACAGATGCAGATTTCTATTCCGCATAATAGCTGCTATTACAGAGGAAATCGGAGGCGACAGGGTAGGCGTTCGAATCTCCCCGCTGATAAACCATCTGGACGCAACAGACTCAGATCCCCTGTCCCTCGCCCTATACATAATCCAGCAGCTAAATAACCTCCCTGCTCCGGGCCTGTGCTATTTGCATCTTACATGCCCACGTTTTACAGCAGGCGGAGATGTGGAAGACAAGGAAGAGTATGCAAATTATCATTCCTGTATTCGGAAGGCCTTCAGAGGAACCCTAATTAGCAGTGGCGGATACAGCAGGGATTCTGGTATGGCTGCCATTGTTAATGGTGAAGCAGACCTTGTTTCATATGGACGCTTGTTTCTTTCAAACCCCGATTTACCTCTGAGATTTGCTACTGCAGTCGCTCTCAATGGCTATGACAGGTCTACATTTTATACCCACCACCCTGTTGTGGGGTATACTGATTATCCATTTCTCAATTAA